In one Pseudomonas sp. 31-12 genomic region, the following are encoded:
- the leuA gene encoding 2-isopropylmalate synthase, with the protein MSMLKDPSSKYRAFPTIDIPDRTWPSKTITAAPIWCSSDLRDGNQSLIEPMDAVKKLRFWKTLVQVGVKEIEASFPAASQTDFDFVRTLIEGNHIPDDTTIQVLTQGREDLIERTFESLRGAKKAIVHLYNATSPSFRRIVFNQDKEGVKAIAVNAAKLFVKYAAQQPNTQWTFEYSPETFSATELEFAKEVCDAVIEVWNPTPEHKVILNLPATVECATPNIYADQIEWFGRHINRRDSVIISLHTHNDRGTGVAATELGLMAGADRVEGCLFGNGERTGNVDLVTVALNLYTQGIHPELDFSDIDGVRKVVEECNQIQVHPRHPYVGDLVHTAFSGSHQDAIRKGFAQQKPDTLWEVPYLPIDPADIGRSYEAVIRVNSQSGKGGIAYLLEQEYGISLPRRMQIEFSQVVQRETDRLGLEMTAQQIHALLHSEYLQANTPYALVSHRLQEENGHSAVEVEVSGKGQGETNLHWRGKGNGALEALVAGLPIPVEIMDYNEHAIGAGTNAKAAAYIELRVNGERAVHGVGIDENITTASFKALFSALNRSLSQPEAKAA; encoded by the coding sequence ATGAGCATGCTCAAAGACCCGTCTTCGAAATACCGCGCGTTCCCGACCATCGATATCCCGGACCGCACCTGGCCATCGAAGACCATCACCGCAGCGCCGATCTGGTGCAGCTCCGACCTTCGTGACGGCAACCAGTCGCTGATCGAGCCAATGGACGCGGTGAAGAAGCTGCGTTTCTGGAAAACCCTGGTGCAGGTCGGTGTGAAAGAAATCGAAGCGTCGTTCCCGGCCGCGTCGCAAACCGACTTCGACTTCGTCCGTACCTTGATCGAAGGCAACCACATCCCGGACGACACCACCATTCAGGTGCTGACCCAGGGCCGTGAAGACTTGATCGAGCGCACTTTCGAATCCCTGCGCGGGGCGAAGAAAGCCATCGTTCACTTGTACAACGCGACCTCCCCGTCCTTCCGCCGCATTGTCTTCAACCAGGACAAGGAAGGGGTCAAGGCCATCGCCGTGAACGCGGCCAAGCTGTTCGTCAAATACGCCGCCCAGCAGCCGAACACCCAGTGGACGTTCGAATACTCGCCGGAAACCTTCAGCGCGACCGAACTGGAATTCGCCAAGGAAGTCTGCGACGCGGTGATCGAAGTCTGGAACCCGACGCCTGAGCACAAGGTGATCCTCAACCTGCCAGCCACTGTCGAATGCGCGACTCCGAACATCTATGCCGACCAGATCGAATGGTTCGGCCGTCACATCAACCGTCGTGACAGCGTGATCATCAGCCTGCACACGCACAATGACCGTGGCACTGGCGTTGCGGCCACCGAACTGGGCCTGATGGCCGGTGCGGACCGTGTCGAAGGCTGCCTGTTCGGCAACGGCGAACGTACCGGTAACGTCGACCTCGTGACCGTGGCGCTGAACCTCTACACCCAGGGCATTCATCCTGAGCTCGACTTCTCGGACATCGACGGCGTGCGCAAAGTCGTCGAAGAATGCAACCAGATCCAGGTGCACCCACGTCACCCGTACGTCGGCGATCTGGTTCACACCGCGTTCTCCGGCTCGCACCAGGACGCCATTCGCAAGGGCTTCGCCCAGCAGAAACCGGACACCCTGTGGGAAGTGCCGTACTTGCCGATCGACCCGGCCGACATCGGCCGCAGCTACGAGGCGGTCATCCGCGTCAACAGCCAGTCGGGCAAGGGCGGTATCGCCTACCTGCTGGAGCAGGAATACGGCATCAGCTTGCCGCGCCGCATGCAGATCGAGTTCAGCCAGGTCGTGCAGCGTGAAACCGATCGCCTCGGTCTGGAGATGACGGCACAACAGATCCACGCCTTGCTGCACAGCGAGTATTTGCAGGCCAACACCCCGTATGCGCTGGTCAGCCATCGCCTGCAGGAAGAGAACGGTCACAGCGCCGTGGAAGTGGAAGTCTCGGGCAAAGGCCAGGGCGAAACCAACCTGCACTGGCGTGGCAAGGGCAACGGCGCGCTGGAAGCCCTGGTGGCCGGCCTGCCAATTCCCGTGGAAATCATGGACTACAACGAACACGCAATCGGCGCGGGCACCAATGCCAAGGCCGCGGCCTACATTGAACTGCGTGTGAACGGTGAACGTGCGGTGCATGGCGTCGGCATCGATGAAAACATCACCACCGCGAGCTTCAAGGCCCTGTTCAGCGCGCTGAACCGCTCCCTGAGCCAGCCGGAAGCGAAAGCCGCGTAA
- the guaB gene encoding IMP dehydrogenase has product MLRISQEALTFDDILLVPGYSEVLPNEVSLKTRLTRGIELNIPLVSAAMDTVTEARLAIAMAQEGGIGIIHKNMTIEQQAAEVRKVKRYEAGVVKDPITIEADATVRELFELTRQHNISGVPVLHNGDLVGIVTSRDVRFENRLEATVREVMTPKERLVTVKEGADKNDVRELLHKHRIERVLIVDDKFALKGMMTVNDIEKAKAYPLASKDDQGRLRVGAAVGTGKDTGDRVAALVNAGVDVVVVDTAHGHSKGVIDRVRWVKQNFPEVQVIGGNIATGAAAKALAEAGADAVKVGIGPGSICTTRIVAGVGVPQISAIANVAAALEGTGVPLIADGGIRFSGDLSKAIVAGASCVMMGSMFAGTEEAPGEIELFQGRSYKAYRGMGSLGAMSQAQGSSDRYFQDSSAGAEKLVPEGIEGRVPYKGSLSAIIHQLMGGLRSSMGYTGSADIEEMRTKPEFVRITGAGMAESHVHDVQITKEAPNYRVG; this is encoded by the coding sequence ATGCTGCGTATCAGCCAAGAAGCTCTGACATTCGACGACATTCTCCTAGTGCCTGGTTATTCCGAGGTGCTTCCTAACGAAGTCAGTCTCAAGACCCGCCTAACCCGTGGCATCGAGCTGAATATTCCTCTGGTTTCTGCCGCCATGGACACCGTCACTGAAGCCCGTCTGGCAATTGCCATGGCTCAGGAAGGTGGCATCGGCATCATCCACAAGAACATGACCATCGAGCAGCAAGCTGCCGAAGTCCGCAAGGTCAAGCGTTACGAAGCCGGTGTGGTCAAGGACCCGATCACGATCGAGGCCGACGCCACGGTTCGTGAACTGTTCGAACTGACCCGCCAGCACAACATCTCCGGCGTTCCGGTTTTGCACAATGGCGACCTGGTCGGCATCGTCACTTCCCGTGACGTGCGTTTCGAAAATCGTCTGGAAGCCACTGTCCGCGAAGTGATGACGCCTAAAGAGCGTCTGGTCACGGTCAAGGAAGGCGCCGACAAGAACGACGTTCGCGAGCTGTTGCACAAACACCGCATCGAACGCGTCCTGATCGTCGACGACAAATTTGCCCTCAAAGGCATGATGACCGTCAACGACATCGAAAAAGCCAAGGCTTACCCGCTGGCCAGCAAGGACGATCAAGGTCGTCTGCGCGTTGGCGCTGCCGTCGGCACCGGTAAAGACACCGGTGACCGCGTCGCTGCCCTGGTCAATGCCGGCGTTGACGTGGTGGTGGTCGACACCGCACACGGTCACTCCAAAGGCGTGATCGACCGCGTTCGCTGGGTCAAACAGAATTTCCCTGAAGTGCAGGTCATCGGCGGCAACATCGCCACCGGCGCTGCCGCCAAGGCCCTGGCCGAAGCCGGCGCTGACGCAGTCAAGGTCGGTATCGGCCCAGGCTCGATCTGCACCACCCGTATCGTCGCCGGTGTCGGCGTCCCGCAAATCAGTGCCATCGCCAACGTCGCCGCTGCCCTTGAAGGCACCGGCGTTCCGTTGATCGCCGACGGCGGCATCCGGTTCTCCGGTGACCTGTCCAAGGCCATCGTAGCGGGTGCTTCCTGCGTGATGATGGGCTCGATGTTCGCCGGTACTGAAGAAGCGCCGGGCGAGATCGAACTGTTTCAGGGTCGTTCGTATAAGGCTTACCGCGGCATGGGTTCGCTGGGCGCCATGTCCCAGGCTCAAGGTTCTTCCGACCGTTACTTCCAGGACTCCTCCGCGGGCGCCGAGAAGCTGGTTCCGGAAGGCATCGAAGGGCGTGTTCCTTATAAGGGCAGCCTGAGCGCCATCATCCATCAACTGATGGGCGGCCTGCGTTCCTCGATGGGCTACACCGGCAGTGCCGACATCGAAGAAATGCGCACCAAGCCTGAGTTCGTGCGGATCACCGGCGCTGGCATGGCCGAGTCCCACGTCCACGACGTACAAATCACCAAAGAAGCGCCAAACTACCGCGTAGGTTGA
- a CDS encoding sugar ABC transporter ATPase, whose translation MNSQSIIVPKISTLPVHEPRARAVVRWLVRKNIVKEELTTCGRTGNRMAHAIGDGARAVVLHPEALPFGEPINGLEIITKRCIYTPAKGFLEEAGCAECRKEVGEALFESLEDWMPGRTDNFTCPECGHEDDINGFLFLQECGFSNLGFIFNNWAEAGFKQSFIDEFADWLDQPVSWVKVEL comes from the coding sequence ATGAATTCGCAAAGCATCATCGTCCCGAAAATCTCCACGCTGCCGGTGCATGAACCCCGGGCCCGGGCGGTCGTGCGCTGGCTGGTGCGCAAGAACATCGTCAAAGAAGAACTGACCACCTGTGGCCGCACGGGTAATCGCATGGCTCACGCCATCGGCGACGGTGCCCGCGCTGTGGTGCTTCACCCGGAAGCCCTGCCTTTCGGCGAGCCGATCAATGGCCTGGAAATCATCACCAAGCGTTGCATCTACACGCCGGCCAAGGGTTTCCTGGAGGAGGCGGGTTGCGCCGAGTGCCGCAAGGAAGTCGGCGAAGCGCTGTTCGAAAGCCTGGAAGACTGGATGCCGGGGCGCACCGATAACTTCACCTGCCCTGAATGCGGGCATGAAGACGACATCAACGGCTTTCTTTTTCTGCAGGAGTGCGGTTTTTCCAACCTGGGTTTCATCTTCAACAACTGGGCCGAGGCCGGGTTCAAGCAGAGCTTTATCGATGAATTTGCCGATTGGCTCGATCAGCCTGTCAGTTGGGTGAAAGTCGAGCTGTAG
- a CDS encoding M23 family metallopeptidase yields the protein MSRFLAPLLLLCLTFNAHADSYITRLLNKPVPGGVAVVDLGASAQAPKASYQGKPVLVVKEQNNWLAIVGVPLTVKPGAQSISSGGRNLGFTVGNKKYPEQRITLKNTQQVNPNPENLKRIERELAEQIAAYRTFSPNTPSNLLLDKPVNGPLSSKFGVRRFFNGEERNPHSGLDFAVGAGTPIKTPAAGKVILIGNYFFNGNTVFVDHGQGFISMFCHMSKIDVKVGQQLARGGVVGKVGATGRATGPHMHWNVSLNDARVDPAIFIGAFQP from the coding sequence ATGTCGCGTTTTCTAGCTCCGCTGTTGTTGCTGTGCCTGACCTTCAATGCCCACGCCGACAGTTACATCACCCGCCTGTTGAACAAACCGGTGCCGGGTGGCGTGGCCGTGGTGGATCTGGGCGCTTCTGCCCAGGCACCGAAAGCCAGTTATCAGGGCAAACCGGTGCTGGTGGTCAAGGAACAGAACAACTGGCTGGCGATTGTCGGCGTGCCGTTGACCGTCAAGCCGGGCGCGCAGTCGATCAGCAGCGGCGGCCGTAATCTAGGTTTCACCGTCGGCAACAAGAAATACCCGGAACAGCGCATCACCTTGAAGAATACGCAGCAGGTCAATCCGAACCCGGAGAACCTTAAGCGCATCGAGCGCGAGCTGGCCGAGCAAATCGCCGCCTACCGCACGTTCAGTCCGAACACCCCGAGCAACCTGCTGCTGGACAAACCGGTCAACGGCCCGCTGTCGAGCAAGTTCGGTGTGCGCCGCTTCTTTAATGGTGAAGAGCGCAATCCGCATTCGGGCCTGGATTTCGCCGTGGGTGCCGGCACACCCATCAAGACCCCGGCGGCGGGCAAGGTGATCCTGATCGGCAACTACTTCTTCAATGGCAACACGGTGTTTGTCGACCATGGGCAGGGCTTTATCAGCATGTTCTGCCATATGTCGAAGATTGATGTGAAGGTGGGCCAGCAATTGGCTCGCGGTGGCGTGGTCGGGAAAGTCGGCGCCACCGGGCGGGCGACCGGGCCGCATATGCACTGGAATGTCAGCCTGAATGATGCGCGGGTGGATCCGGCGATTTTCATTGGCGCGTTTCAGCCTTAG
- a CDS encoding LysR family transcriptional regulator has protein sequence MLSTRQLRYFVEIADCGSFSAAAERLFIAQSALSRQIKDMETRLQTPLFQRTARQPRLTAAGEAFLPRARNLLNELTKASEMATQVGSGELGTLRLSHSSTVPMSGRLLRGISDYLDRHVGVSMEIVKLSSEAQLEALADNRLDVGLLRLPVLRQREGVQIVPLYNERLLLAVPPNHRLAVDKSAQAIDLAQLKDEAFISIPHPQRGGLSYLSAELCMRQGFFPKAARVVSRKTTQLQLIQAGFGIALLPESMQDIAPPDIHFLPLADPDCHSTVALACKQNPTALVQHFINTCTNPCGSGLAREDGVSVDIHAEC, from the coding sequence GTGCTTTCAACCCGCCAATTGCGTTACTTCGTGGAAATCGCCGATTGCGGGAGTTTCAGTGCCGCAGCCGAACGGCTGTTCATTGCCCAGTCGGCCCTGAGCCGGCAAATAAAGGACATGGAAACCCGACTGCAAACGCCTTTGTTCCAACGTACTGCACGCCAGCCCCGACTGACGGCGGCCGGTGAAGCCTTCTTGCCCCGAGCCAGAAACCTGCTGAATGAACTGACTAAAGCCAGTGAGATGGCCACCCAGGTCGGCAGTGGAGAGCTCGGCACCTTGCGCCTCAGCCATTCCAGCACCGTGCCCATGAGTGGCCGTTTACTGCGAGGCATCAGCGACTATCTGGACCGGCACGTCGGCGTGTCCATGGAGATCGTCAAACTGTCTTCCGAAGCGCAACTCGAAGCGCTGGCCGACAATCGGCTGGATGTCGGACTGCTGCGCCTGCCGGTATTGCGCCAACGTGAAGGCGTGCAGATTGTTCCTCTATATAACGAGCGCTTGCTGCTGGCCGTGCCGCCCAATCACAGACTGGCTGTGGATAAGTCCGCGCAAGCCATCGACTTGGCGCAATTGAAGGATGAGGCCTTTATCTCCATTCCTCATCCGCAACGTGGCGGATTGAGCTATCTGTCCGCCGAGTTGTGCATGCGCCAGGGATTCTTCCCGAAAGCGGCGCGGGTGGTGTCGCGCAAAACCACGCAACTGCAATTGATTCAGGCCGGTTTCGGCATCGCCCTGCTGCCGGAATCGATGCAGGACATTGCACCGCCCGACATCCACTTCCTACCCCTGGCCGATCCGGATTGCCACAGCACCGTCGCCCTCGCCTGCAAGCAAAATCCCACCGCGCTGGTTCAACACTTCATCAATACCTGCACAAATCCCTGTGGGAGCGGGCTTGCTCGCGAAGACGGCGTGTCAGTCGACATACATGCTGAATGTTAA
- a CDS encoding pyridoxal phosphate-dependent aminotransferase, which produces MITSKLPNVGITIFTQMSQLAAQTGAINLSQGFPDFDAPQALCDAVGRHIANGHNQYSPMTGLPGLRQQISAKIARSYGVNVDADHEVTVTPGATQAIFCAIQAVIHSGDEVIVFDPCYDSYEPSVELAGGRCVHVQLGLNDFAIDFEKLAEAITPRTRMIVLNSPHNPSGALISRAELDQLAALIRDRDIYIVSDEVYEHLVFDGVPHVSVLNHEELYQRAFVVSSFGKTYHVTGWKTGYVVAPPALTAELRKVHQYVSFCGVTPLQYALADFMAEHPEHIEELPGFYQAKRDLFCDLLAPSRFSFKRVTGTYFQLVDYSQIRPDLNDVEMALWMTREHGVASIPISVFYQTPPEGQRLVRLCFAKREETLREAAAKLCVI; this is translated from the coding sequence ATGATCACCAGTAAGCTGCCGAATGTCGGCATCACTATCTTCACTCAGATGTCTCAGCTCGCGGCGCAAACCGGGGCGATCAACCTGTCCCAGGGTTTTCCCGATTTCGATGCACCGCAAGCCCTGTGCGATGCGGTCGGCCGGCACATCGCCAACGGCCACAACCAATATTCACCGATGACCGGCCTGCCGGGGCTGCGCCAGCAGATTTCGGCGAAGATTGCTCGCAGCTACGGCGTCAACGTGGATGCCGACCATGAAGTGACGGTCACACCCGGCGCCACTCAAGCGATCTTCTGCGCGATTCAGGCGGTTATCCACAGCGGCGATGAAGTGATCGTGTTCGACCCGTGCTACGACAGTTACGAGCCGTCGGTTGAGCTGGCCGGTGGTCGTTGCGTGCATGTGCAGTTGGGCCTGAACGATTTTGCCATCGACTTTGAAAAGCTCGCCGAAGCGATCACCCCGCGTACGCGGATGATCGTTCTCAACTCGCCACATAACCCCAGTGGCGCACTGATCAGCCGTGCCGAGCTGGACCAGTTGGCAGCGTTGATTCGGGATCGCGACATCTACATCGTCAGTGACGAAGTCTACGAACACCTGGTCTTCGACGGCGTGCCTCACGTCAGCGTGCTGAATCACGAAGAGCTGTATCAGCGCGCCTTCGTGGTCAGTTCTTTCGGCAAGACCTATCACGTCACCGGGTGGAAAACCGGCTACGTGGTCGCACCGCCGGCGCTCACCGCCGAGCTGCGCAAGGTGCATCAGTACGTCAGTTTCTGCGGCGTGACCCCGCTGCAATACGCCTTGGCCGACTTCATGGCCGAACATCCCGAACACATTGAAGAACTGCCGGGTTTCTACCAGGCCAAGCGCGATCTGTTCTGCGATCTGCTGGCACCGTCGCGTTTCAGCTTCAAACGGGTGACCGGCACCTATTTCCAGCTGGTCGATTACTCGCAGATTCGCCCGGACCTCAATGATGTCGAGATGGCGCTGTGGATGACCCGTGAACATGGCGTGGCGAGCATCCCGATTTCAGTGTTCTACCAGACACCACCTGAAGGCCAGCGCCTGGTGCGCTTGTGCTTCGCCAAACGCGAGGAGACGTTGCGTGAAGCAGCGGCAAAACTATGCGTGATCTGA
- a CDS encoding amidohydrolase: MRDLSALPNLNVALIQTTLAWHDRQANLEHFEQLLEQARGADLIILPEMFTTGFSMESETLAEAENGPTSKWLRVQAAKLDAVITGSVIVQAADGSHRNRLLWARPDGEVWHYDKRHLFRMAGEHNHYTPGERQVQFELKGWRVRPLICYDLRFPVWSRDAQDTDLLLYTANWPGARRQHWNRLLPARAIENLCYVAAVNRIGTDGKGFAYTGDSQVLDFQGETLLSAGEADGVFQVVLNAADLQAYRTRFPANLDADTFEFT, from the coding sequence ATGCGTGATCTGAGTGCACTGCCCAATCTGAACGTCGCGCTGATCCAGACCACCCTGGCCTGGCACGACCGTCAGGCCAACCTCGAGCATTTCGAGCAATTGCTTGAGCAGGCTCGCGGGGCGGATCTGATTATCCTGCCGGAGATGTTCACCACCGGTTTTTCCATGGAATCGGAAACCCTCGCCGAAGCAGAAAACGGTCCGACCAGCAAATGGCTGCGCGTCCAGGCGGCGAAACTCGACGCGGTGATAACCGGCAGCGTGATCGTCCAGGCCGCCGATGGCAGCCATCGCAATCGTCTGCTGTGGGCACGGCCGGACGGGGAAGTCTGGCATTACGACAAGCGTCATCTGTTCCGCATGGCCGGCGAGCACAACCACTACACGCCGGGCGAGCGCCAGGTGCAATTCGAGCTCAAGGGCTGGCGCGTACGACCGTTGATTTGCTACGACTTGCGTTTCCCGGTGTGGAGCCGCGATGCACAGGACACCGATCTGTTGCTGTACACCGCCAACTGGCCCGGCGCACGTCGCCAGCACTGGAACCGTTTGCTGCCGGCGCGGGCGATTGAAAACCTGTGCTACGTGGCGGCGGTGAATCGCATTGGTACCGATGGCAAAGGCTTTGCCTACACTGGTGATAGCCAGGTGCTGGATTTCCAGGGTGAGACATTGCTCAGTGCGGGCGAAGCCGATGGTGTGTTCCAGGTCGTGCTGAATGCGGCGGATCTGCAAGCCTATCGCACACGGTTTCCGGCGAATCTGGATGCCGATACATTCGAGTTCACCTGA
- the xseA gene encoding exodeoxyribonuclease VII large subunit, producing MIKDPFARLGLDREVLTVSQLNGRARVLLEDVFSNIWVEGEISNLARPASGHVYFTLKDSGAQVRCALFRQNAARVRQALKDGLAVKVRGKVSLFEGRGDYQLILDTVEPAGDGALRLAFDALKEKLSAEGLFSAERKVPLPAHPQRIGIISSPTGAVIRDIISVFRRRAPQVQLTLIPTAVQGREATAQIVRALKLADARGFDALILARGGGSLEDLWCFNEEAVARAVDACVTPIVSAVGHETDVSISDFVADVRAPTPSAAAELLAPDSSDLVRRVESLHRRLVMRIRDRLMRDRLRLEGMSRRLRHPGERLRQQAQRLDDLDMRMRRAFERSLNTRRERLIRLETRLAGQHPGRQLAMLRQRLDSFAERLPRAMREGLKARRLQLQSQVQTLQVVSPLATLARGYSILLDERGNAIRSAEQTHTGQRLKAKLGDGELQVRVEDNHLTPVTLSLLD from the coding sequence ATGATTAAAGATCCCTTTGCAAGACTCGGCCTGGACCGTGAAGTCCTGACTGTCAGCCAGCTCAACGGCCGCGCGCGGGTGTTGCTTGAAGACGTGTTCAGCAACATCTGGGTCGAAGGCGAAATCTCCAACCTCGCTCGGCCGGCGTCCGGGCACGTGTATTTCACCTTGAAAGACAGCGGCGCCCAAGTGCGTTGCGCGCTGTTTCGGCAGAACGCGGCACGGGTCCGTCAGGCGCTGAAGGACGGCCTGGCGGTCAAGGTGCGCGGCAAGGTTTCGCTGTTCGAGGGGCGTGGCGACTATCAGCTGATCCTCGACACCGTCGAGCCGGCCGGTGACGGCGCGCTGCGTCTGGCTTTCGATGCATTGAAAGAAAAACTCAGCGCCGAAGGCCTGTTCAGCGCCGAGCGCAAAGTGCCGTTGCCGGCGCATCCGCAGCGCATCGGTATTATCAGCTCGCCGACTGGCGCAGTGATTCGCGACATCATCAGCGTCTTTCGCCGCCGCGCGCCGCAGGTTCAGCTGACGCTGATCCCGACCGCCGTGCAGGGCCGCGAAGCGACCGCACAGATCGTCCGCGCGCTGAAACTGGCGGACGCTCGTGGGTTCGATGCGCTGATCCTCGCCCGCGGCGGCGGCTCGCTGGAAGACCTCTGGTGTTTCAACGAAGAAGCCGTCGCCCGCGCCGTGGATGCCTGCGTAACACCGATTGTCAGCGCCGTCGGCCATGAAACCGACGTCTCGATCAGTGACTTCGTGGCCGACGTTCGCGCCCCGACGCCGTCCGCCGCCGCCGAATTGCTTGCACCGGATTCCAGCGACCTGGTGCGCCGGGTCGAAAGCCTGCATCGGCGCCTGGTGATGCGCATCCGCGACCGCCTGATGCGCGATCGGCTGCGCCTGGAAGGCATGTCCCGCCGTCTGCGTCATCCTGGCGAACGTCTGCGCCAACAAGCGCAACGTCTGGACGACCTGGACATGCGCATGCGCCGCGCCTTTGAACGCAGTTTGAATACCCGTCGCGAACGGCTGATTCGCCTGGAAACCCGCCTCGCCGGGCAACACCCGGGACGGCAACTGGCGATGCTTCGTCAGCGCCTCGACAGCTTCGCCGAACGCCTGCCGCGCGCCATGCGCGAAGGGCTCAAGGCTCGTCGCCTGCAATTGCAAAGTCAGGTGCAGACGTTGCAGGTGGTCAGCCCGCTGGCCACCCTCGCTCGTGGCTACAGCATTCTGCTGGATGAACGCGGCAACGCGATCCGCAGTGCCGAGCAAACCCACACCGGTCAGCGCCTGAAAGCCAAACTCGGCGACGGCGAGCTGCAAGTCCGGGTTGAAGACAATCACCTGACGCCTGTCACCCTTTCTTTACTGGATTGA
- a CDS encoding sulfite exporter TauE/SafE family protein gives MNVLELLHQWPFGATDWLVIGLGIALAYIVFGIAGFGTALVAGPILILFMPLSKIVPLLVLLDFVAAFGNLLPSRRDVAKPELLRLLPCMAVGCTLGVIFLLNLKSDVLLLLMGLFISAYAIYSLWVKTRPTQLSAGWAVPMGTVGGMFGALFGSGGFLYAIYLNSRLPKEAARATQSALISCSTVVRLSLFAVAGVYAELPLLMLAVCLLPAMALGLWVGRRLTMRLSREAFVRLVTWLVLASGIALIGRYLST, from the coding sequence ATGAATGTGCTTGAGTTGTTGCACCAATGGCCATTCGGCGCCACGGATTGGCTGGTGATCGGATTGGGCATCGCACTGGCTTACATCGTGTTTGGTATCGCCGGGTTTGGCACGGCGTTGGTGGCGGGGCCGATTCTGATTCTGTTCATGCCGCTATCGAAGATTGTGCCGTTGCTGGTGCTACTGGATTTCGTCGCGGCGTTCGGCAATCTGCTGCCTTCGCGGCGGGATGTGGCGAAACCCGAGTTGCTGCGGCTGCTGCCCTGCATGGCGGTGGGCTGCACGCTGGGGGTGATCTTTCTGCTGAACCTCAAATCCGATGTGTTGTTGCTGTTGATGGGGCTGTTTATCAGCGCCTACGCGATTTACAGCTTGTGGGTCAAAACCCGGCCGACGCAATTGTCCGCCGGTTGGGCTGTGCCGATGGGCACGGTGGGCGGGATGTTCGGAGCATTGTTTGGCAGTGGCGGCTTTTTATATGCGATCTATCTGAACAGCCGGTTGCCGAAAGAGGCGGCGCGGGCGACCCAGAGTGCGCTGATCAGTTGCAGCACCGTGGTGCGCTTGAGCCTGTTTGCCGTCGCCGGTGTCTATGCCGAGCTACCCTTATTGATGCTGGCCGTGTGTTTGTTGCCGGCCATGGCATTGGGGCTGTGGGTCGGGCGGCGATTGACCATGAGATTGTCCCGCGAGGCGTTCGTGCGGCTGGTGACCTGGCTGGTGCTGGCCAGCGGGATTGCCTTGATCGGGCGTTATTTGAGTACTTGA